GCGGAAATTCCGGTCTGGGGCACTGACAGGAGGTGTGCTGAAAAGTTCATCAGTAAGAGAAAAATTCAGGATTTTTTTGAGGAGAATTCAGTTCCTGTTCCGCCCATATCTCCGGAAGGGAAATACCCCGCAATGCTAAAGCCCGTTAAGGGGGCAGGAGGATGGAGAAACATGATTGTCAGCAATAAGTCTGAGGAGGATGAATGGAATTCACTGTGGCCTGATGTGCCCTATATCAGGCAGGATGTAATCGACGGCATACCGTGCAGTGTGTCATGTATAGCTTCAAAGTCAGGGGCAAGGGCTGTATCAGTCAATCTTCAGACACTGAGGGGCGGCGCAGGTGAGAGGGCTTTTGGTTTTTCAGGTGCGGTTACACCTTTTGCTACCGGATATGCGGATGAACTTAAAAGAACAGCGGAGTTTATAGCTGAAAAGAGCGGCTGTATCGGTTCTCTCGGAGTTGATTTCATACTGTCGGATGGGGGCGCATATGCAATAGAGGTGAATCCGAGGTTTCAGGCAACTCTGGATATTGTCGAGGGATCTACCGGGCTTAACATATTTGAAGCACATATCAACGCATTTAAAGGTGAACTCCCACCCGCAGTCCCTCAC
The sequence above is a segment of the Methanoplanus limicola DSM 2279 genome. Coding sequences within it:
- a CDS encoding ATP-grasp domain-containing protein encodes the protein MKGRVLVAGFATRHVVCSAYKAGYEVYAIDCFCDQDLHWYTKSCRTFEEMDEMPGIISEVAGRRKFDYFVVTSGAEDISAEIPVWGTDRRCAEKFISKRKIQDFFEENSVPVPPISPEGKYPAMLKPVKGAGGWRNMIVSNKSEEDEWNSLWPDVPYIRQDVIDGIPCSVSCIASKSGARAVSVNLQTLRGGAGERAFGFSGAVTPFATGYADELKRTAEFIAEKSGCIGSLGVDFILSDGGAYAIEVNPRFQATLDIVEGSTGLNIFEAHINAFKGELPPAVPHAPHVYARRIIFADRDLVVKDDLKKFHPNVADIPWPGTEIEEGSAIISVYGSGKTEEEADSSLHKNILEINGYIDRW